A genomic stretch from Scatophagus argus isolate fScaArg1 chromosome 19, fScaArg1.pri, whole genome shotgun sequence includes:
- the tmem121ab gene encoding transmembrane protein 121Ab, with amino-acid sequence MVLPPPDKRHVCLTTIVIMTSMAFMDAYLVEQNQGPRKIGVCIIVLVGDVCFLIVLRYVAVWVGAEVRTARRGYAMILWFLYIFVLEIKLYFVFQNCKADRKSLETVARKALTLLLSVCVPGLYLVLVALDSMEYVRTFRKKEDMRSRLFWVALDLLDLLDIQANLWEPQRTGLPIWAEGLMFFYCYILLLILPCVSLSEISMQGEHMSPQKMMLYPVLSLVTINVVTILIRGVNMVLFQDSRVSTIFVGKNVVAIATKASTFLEYRRQVKEFPHPQNAMALELQQNSVSHTQPLPNATSLPHEPSPAQDVIDT; translated from the coding sequence ATGGTGTTGCCACCCCCAGACAAACGCCACGTGTGCCTGACCACCATCGTCATTATGACCAGCATGGCCTTCATGGACGCCTACCTGGTGGAGCAGAACCAGGGTCCCAGAAAGATCGGTGTGTGTATTATAGTGCTGGTAGGGGATGTGTGCTTCCTCATAGTGCTGCGGTATGTGGCAGTGTGGGTCGGCGCCGAGGTGCGCACAGCCAGGCGAGGATACGCCATGATCCTCTGGTTTCTGTACATCTTTGTCTTGGAGATCAAGCTCTACTTTGTCTTCCAGAATTGcaaggcagacaggaagagctTGGAGACGGTGGCCCGGAAGGctttgacattattattatctgtatGCGTGCCAGGCCTGTACTTGGTTCTAGTGGCTCTGGATAGTATGGAATATGTGAGAACTTTCCGGAAGAAGGAGGACATGAGGAGTCGGCTATTCTGGGTGGCTCTGGACCTGCTGGACCTGCTGGATATCCAAGCTAACCTTTGGGAGCCCCAGCGGACAGGCCTGCCCATCTGGGCAGAGGGTCTGATGTTCTTCTACTGCTACATCCTGCTGCTCATCCTGCCCTGTGTATCGCTCAGTGAAATCAGCATGCAGGGGGAGCACATGTCACCCCAGAAGATGATGCTGTACCCAGTTCTGAGCCTCGTTACCATAAACGTGGTCACCATCCTCATACGAGGAGTCAACATGGTGCTGTTTCAGGACAGCCGCGTTTCCACGATCTTTGTCGGCAAGAACGTGGTGGCCATCGCCACCAAGGCATCCACTTTTCTGGAGTACCGCAGACAGGTGAAGGAGTTCCCCCACCCGCAGAACGCCATGGCACtagagctgcagcagaactCCGTCAGTCACACGCAGCCGCTGCCCAACGCCACCAGTTTGCCGCACGAACCTTCACCGGCACAGGACGTCATTGACACATGA